The genomic interval TGCAACTTGGAATAGTGAAATTCCATTTCCTTGTTAGTGCCGATCTCTACAGGCTCACTCTTGGACACCACCTATTAGATaggaaaggaaacacaaaaacactggcATCAGCTTTTAGTGGTTAACTGTTGAACTCAAATCTGAACATCTTTCTGTTACGTAGATTACATGACAGGTGGTTCTCCTTCCaagttgttttaaattattaaacTACCCTGGCATGATCAAGGCAAAATGCTGACATAAAATGCCTTTTGTGgctgttttttggttttgttttttcaagccacaaaatgaaaataaaaccttgCATCTGTGGTGCTTACTTTTGTTTCCTGATAAATAACAGGCAGAACAGATAACTTCCTCTGACACACTCTTCACCTTGCTACAGAAGAGCCTCCAGCAGTTGTTCTCTAAGCGTCGGTACCATCCCGATCGGTCCTCCTGCTTAAGAGGCTgggtttttttattcagttgaGCCACAGGCTTCTTCAGGTCTGGCTGGGTGTAGTCTTTTGGGCTAGTGGCACACATGTCAGTAATGGGTCGATGGGTGTAGATCTTGTAATAGATGCTGGGTGGAAAGGTAAGCTTGAGGAAAAAGGATTAGCTAAATGTTATCAGGTATGTCTGGATTAgcacatatacatacagtaggGGATTTAACACTTTTTCATTATGTGACTCCTACCCCTCCAAGTCGAAATCTGATGAACACGCCAGCGGCAGCATCCAGCAACTCTGCCTGCCACAGGAAAATGTAAtctcactattttatttctttttttacattttatggaGAATATCATTTCTGTTACCTCTCTTGGATTGACCAATTTTAGGATCTTCTTGGGATCCCGCTGGTTGCAGTCGCTGATAAGCTCTTTGACATACTTGAACACCTCTCTGCACTACAGTTTGGATCGGAAAAACAGTTAAAGTTATtgcttgtttgcttttatttttgtgaagtgtgtgtaaGCCCACCACATATCTTCTCCAGGCCTTCTGGATGATTGTGGCTGCTATCTGCTGCAGGGTCTCCTGTTGGGGCTCCTGGGAACCCTCGTCCTGAGAGCTGGAGGCATATTGAGATATGTGAAGAGAGAAAAGGACACGTAGATGAGTAGAGGTCAGGTGCAATGAGATGAAACTATGAACAATATTTCTTGTAAGGATAGATACAGCACTGTTGCTCCTGATATGGAGATGATTTctgaacatgtttaaatattatatagtGAAACCATCACATAAGCACTGGGAGGGTTTTAGCATAAAtgattttattctgtttaatCTAGCCGTCATCATCAGTCACAGAAGCAAACTCGTGTTGACCTTATCTGGGTGGATGTGAATACAAAGCTGTAAGGGGAACAGGAGGGCAAAAGAAACATACATAAAAgggagaagacagaaagaaaaacagatgcaaatgaGAACACATCAATGGCAAATTGCTGGAAACAAAGCCATGTTCACCAATAGGTGTTGTATTACAGTATGTTAGATATACACTATAAATTAAGCATTGGTAGTCCTTACTTAATTTAAACAGCAGATGGCGTTACAGCAggtgccttttttatttaagtattgtatATATTAGTGCAGTACGAATCATTATCCGCTACACGTTAGCTCAAGTACACTTCAGAGGGAAATAGCATACTTTCTATTCTACAGCTTGTATTAACTACAGTTGGTCAttatatcactttttttttaaacgtatcAAACTTGATcattttatagaaaataatcatttattgGTTATAAAACTACCCAGTAAAGTTAGCAAAATGACCCCCACCTCACCTTTTTACAGCCTTATAGTGCTTCCTTATAATTATTGCACCCATACAGCAAAATAATGAGATATCATGGAATTAGATGTTGCCTATACAACTGTTGTAGCCCTGATTTTGAAAGCAGAACTTTAATtgtaattaataattattattaaatacaagCTGTTGAGAGTACCCTATGCTAGCTACCGGTTATAAAACACAGGCTACACAATAGCCTAACATATATAATAACAAATGATTTGATAATGCTAGATTTAACAACGTGAATAAAACGTTGTTATTTTGCATTCACACTCAAGATGTACAACAAGAAAATATTCCTACCACATAACTTCCTCTGTACTGGAATGAATGCCTAAGGTTAAAAAGCTAACTAGCTAGTtcaagctaaatgctaacgcgAGTCGACAGATCCTTTCATCAGGCTACCTAGCAACAAGTGGCTAAAGCAGGATAGACTTTCAAACCTAAAGGGTTGTTACGGTTAGCTTGATAAAACACCTGCAGCAGCGAAGACTTccaaaatactaaaaataaacGTAGGTCACTCACCTTGTGATATTAATAGGAATGCTGCTCAATACGACCAAAATGTATGGTTTTTAAAGATAGAATCCTAAACTATCATAGTGTATCTATGAGGCCTGAATGTATTTACTCACACTAAACTCTGTtagcaaaaagaaagaacacaTTGCACAAACCTTTGCCAAACAACACAATTtattgtaaaaagacattatttattaaaacaatttacTGATTACTTCTGAGAGAAATACTATGGGCAGGTGcatgcaaattaaaatgtaatgttacctGTTTGCCGTTAGACTTTGCTTTGGCATCTGCCTTCAAGTCTCAGAGTAATGAAACGTATGCATTTACATAAAGTAAAGTCTTCACACGAGGAACAtggtttctttcattttcattctcaAAAGGCACTGGTGCAATTAAAGGTCCtggggaaataaaataacacaaacatttatttaactctcATGACACCATGCCCGTTTTCCTGGTGCTTCATGTTTTCAGTTGATTAAATGTTACAAGGCCAGTCACTAACTTGTCACCAATAGCATGCATGCCAAATCCAAGTTAAAAAAACGAAATCTAGtcagacacaaaaataaaaccttcaatttcaatttcagcGCCCTCAGCTGTGACAGTTTCAcacaacacttaaatcagaagaagaaaaaacccAGTATGAAGCTCTCTGTATTTATGAGCTGCTGgatatgcaaatatacatgtttgtttctcaCAGATAACCCATCTGATAGACCTGTGTGCTTCCCAAACAAATTGTGCTCATAATTCAGAACCAAAATAGTTGCTGATATGAATTGCTAACTAGACAGATGTCCATTATGTAAATATCTGCAGGATGCATTTCCTAACTAAAGCCTTTGGGCATGTTCAAAACTCCGTCGAGTTTTCTTCAAAGCAGCCTTTTCTTTCAGCCTGTTTATTTCCTCCAGGGCAAATGCTGTGTCATCTTGACCTTTAACAAGGAcagtcatttgtatttaaatattccCAGACTTGCAGCATAGTGGAACTATTATATGTCTAAATACCCTCAAAATCCAACTTTTTGAGGACTAAATTTAGCTTTCTAAATCTCTTGTTGGCTTGACTGCCTGGGTTTGGCTGCCAAAATGTGTCGTGAAGGCAGAAGAGGATAAGCAAGCTATTGTCAATTACCCACCacacaatacattttggagtgtGTGAGACAAATCAGTTTTGATAAGCAGTGAAATGAGTGTGAAATTAAATTGGCTTTTCATTTTAGGTTGGCCGACAGTCCTGTTCTGTTCATTATTGTTAGAAATCACAGCTCTAGTAATTTTTTTTACTTGTCTGGCTGCCGAGAGAAACGGCAAGCCACAAACACCAACCCCTTCTGAACGAGTGCAGGGACCTGatgaaaagagaaggaggatttttttttccaaatcaccTGATAATATCTGAGCTGATGGAGGAAGAGTTGATAAGATTTGTGTTATCTGCACACACTTTAATCCAAGATTCATCAATTCCCAGCCTCACCGGTCCCCATTGAGCCGTTCGCAGCAGAATAAAAATCATGGATGTGTgaggaaagaaaacatataTTCTGATTGATTGATGGATGTCATTGTGGTATGCTGCCCTTGACCTGTCACTGGCACATATAAAAACAGGAAGATGAATTTGTCGTGTCCTTGTTTATAACACAAAGGCACAATTCATATTCACACCATGACCATGGAATCATATCAACTCTGCATATTAACTAGGTGTGCCGCATTTAGCCTGAGAGTCACTGATTAGCTTCTCAGCTATGCACAGCTCATCGGCCATACAGCTGTGGTGTTTCCTCCTTGGATTTCTTGGGCATTGTTCTTTTCTACTGCAGGGCATCTTGTGCCATTCACAAAAAGGGGGTAGCTGTTTATGctttaaacaacacaaaggTGTAAAGACATCTGGGAAGACATCAGAGTTACAAGAAGATGTTTAATTATATAGATGACCAAATAtaagttcatatttgtacagTGTATTCAGATGATGATGCAATGACTTATCTATCCATCAATCTaagatttcatattttttacacaGGTTCCAGTTGgagcaaaataaacaaagcaaatgagaaatgttttgcTTGAGGAgcattttgattatatttaccataaACAGCTACCAAAAGTGTTAAGGACAGATGCTGAACAAATTGTAAAGCTACTTGAGGCTAATTTGTTATTTGGGGTTTTGGGCAATATGTTTCTGCTCAGAAATGTTTCATAAATGAAGTCTTTCTAATCCCATGCTGATTTAGAGAAGAGAaatcatgcatttattttgtcttgctTAGACTTTTACATCTCTCGCTACCTGCctcaatgagaaaataaatctcaCACCGGCAGCTTGTTCAATATGCTGCAGCGTGAATATTAACTGGCACTAAACCCAGAAACCATGGTACCCCAGTGTAAGCATATATTCTCTATTATTTAGCATTGATTTAAGATTTTAATAATCGGCTTTCAAGCACATAAAAGCCTAGCCCCTAGATTTATTGTTGACCTTTTAACTTTCTATGAGCCTTATATCCCCAAGCAACCCTTTTGATAGGTCAGGCCAGTAATAAGAATAAAGGCGACTGCACTTTCTCTTCTTTTGAAACAAAGTGTGTGAGGAAATCATATTTATCTTTCCAAAGACACACCTTTACTCCATTTGCAATGAAACTGTTCTCCATTGTATCTCTGTTTGTATTTAGTTCTATTGTTGCTGCATTAGGGGTTTCTTGTTTGTTAAGTTATTTTGGTACCTGACCTTAAATTAGCAGTTATAATAGACTGACTGCACAGAACCCTCACCAGCCAGAATCAGCTGTAACACCAAATGCTTAATTCAAACACCCTCAAATGAACGGATAAATGGTTGAAACAACAGCTTCTGTTAAAGGTTACAATATGAATTCAAGGTTGAGTAGacctaatttaaaaataaaaagtgtacaTCAAATAACATCCAGTTTGAAATCAATGAAATATTACATGTGTAAAATGATGGGTGGTAATCTGAGGATATACAAGATAAAGACCTGCAGAATTAAAAGCAAATCATACACAAAAACTTACTGAAATATTATCGTTTATATGACATTAAACAGGTAGAATATATTCAGAGGATGCTCATAAGGAGCGACCATGTGACCTGCAGATTAAGACAAGCTACATCCAAAATCACAGTCGTCACACACTCCACTGTTTTCTGCACACGCTCATTGTAACTCCTGGTGGTTACAAGCTCtctgtaaaaaaacacagtggagGACCATGACTCAGTGCTGCATGCAGTGTGGTGATGGAGCAAAAGTTTCCTGTCTCATCATCCCCAAAGTGTGAGAGCGAGTCAGCAGCTACGTTCTTATTTACTCTTGAAACTTCGTAGGGTTTATAAATGGAAACTTTAATTACACATGTGGCCACACACAAGCGtgaacacactcaaacataGAGACACTTCCAGGTTGTTGCCTCCGACACCAATTACAAGTCTGAACAAGATCATGGAGgcttcatttattattaaagagTCCTTAGTGATGCCCGCATTCAATTATAAATTACTCACCAGCAGGAGCCTTCACACTACAGGTGAATGCAGATCCCTTTTTTAATTCTGCTTAATAACTCACATTGGTCCCTTCTTTCAGAACAACTTCTATGAACAAGAGCATTGTGTAATGTGCGAAGATAATGTGTGGCATTGTTATTGATTGATAAACATAAAGGTAGCCATGGATCTGTGGGCTATAATAGGAGAGGCATCTGCAAACAAATGTACTAGTCGCTCAAATGCTTTCAAAGGATGAACACACAGCTCATATGAAATGTGAAATTTCAAAAAAGCAATTAAGTAGgtattttcttcaaaaagaatGTGAAggatttgatttttaaaaattcagAACTACTTTTGCATTCTTCCATTGTGCTTGTTTTCAGCCTTTATTGATCAGAAGTTAAGAGTTACCCTATAAACAAGTGCATCTGCAAGGGACAGATAGCTCCAGGGTAGATTTTTATTGACTCAGTGACCCATTGAGATTTGGCTGCAACAACTATTATGGACAGAATAATATAGTTTCCAATAAGCATGACAAGCTTGGTTGAACGCTTGTCTTGTTGTTTAACTTAATATTCTATTATATATGTTTTCGGGTTTCCTCCAGTGTTGGACTGTACATCAAAAGGACAAGAACGACATGCTTCTGTAGGTACTGACCTTTAAGATGTAGCAGAGATATAGAGAACAATGCCCTGTACTTCATTAAAGTCACTCCGCCCTTACACTCTTAAATCAATATGTGGACAATAAACCAAGCGTCTTCCAATAAAACTAATAATAGACTCAGGAGGGCGGAGGCGGAGCACTTACAGTAAGATCTTGACTTTGTCCTTTTATTCCCTCGCTTCCTCACCGGCTccattgtttgcttttttgtactttttcatcTTTGATCCATCGTCTCTAATATCTCTGACTCTCGTGCACAGTctgttcattttctctttttccttgCATGTCTTTATCCTCCTAACTTCCTGTCCTCTGAGAGTGGCAGTACGGTGTATATCTGTGGTTTGAAGCAACATGCAAGTCAAATTAATGCCACTGTTTTAACAGCTTTGCTCATATTATTTTAGCTCCTCATTTCATCTCAGATTAAATAGACTAAGTGAGCAAACACTAATTTGGCTTTTTTCCttatttaccttttattttccCTTCTTGGGCTCTATATTTAATAGCTTCCTTTGAAAGTGCTTTCAGAGGAAGCCATTAGCTGCTAAGAGTCAATCTTTACCTACTGTATCTGCACTTCCTCCATCTGTCTGTTTGCTCTCTAACCCGTTGTTATCTTTGCCTGATATCCAGCGCTCCCTCTCTGAACAACTTAGCGACCCATTCTGGTTTTCATCAGGCTGTCCATCTGATGAAAGAAAGAATGTGTTGCTCTCCAAAGAGATCCAGATCCAGAGCAGGCTGTTCAAACATGTTTGACACTTGTGAGTGGTACAAATGCAGAAATCCAACTGGATTAAAGGTTAAAAGCGCCTTAAAACATCTCAATAACAGAGTATACTGAACATGAACTGGATAGTTATATTGGGCTCAACTGGCCTTACCTTTTGGGTGTAGTAGTATGGACACATACAACTGCATCAGCTTAACTTAAAGGGCCCTGTTATGc from Eleginops maclovinus isolate JMC-PN-2008 ecotype Puerto Natales chromosome 21, JC_Emac_rtc_rv5, whole genome shotgun sequence carries:
- the c21h11orf65 gene encoding LOW QUALITY PROTEIN: protein MFI (The sequence of the model RefSeq protein was modified relative to this genomic sequence to represent the inferred CDS: substituted 1 base at 1 genomic stop codon), with product MPKQSLTANSSQDEGSQEPQQETLQQIAATIIQKAWRRYVCREVFKYVKELISDCNQRDPKKILKLVNPREAELLDAAAGVFIRFRLGGLTFPPSIYYKIYTHRPITDMCATSPKDYTQPDLKKPVAQLNKKTQPLKQEDRSGWYRRLENNCWRLFCSKVVSKSEPVEIGTNKEMEFHYSKLQRQQDVDMWRKKRKIEWLKHMYNQGRLQTHPVHRHMAALVENSAQEVMETIKEKGDDEILEWELDELLAWTNTLNYEEYMQDWRGLACSDSSEQSKALYSHPPRXGQHEFASVTADDG